Proteins encoded by one window of Rhinolophus ferrumequinum isolate MPI-CBG mRhiFer1 chromosome 13, mRhiFer1_v1.p, whole genome shotgun sequence:
- the TMEM17 gene encoding transmembrane protein 17 isoform X1, which yields MELPDSVRLRLGNFSRTVFSDSNRTGPEYNESPDNEMVSSLALQMSLYFNTYFFPLWWVSSMIMLQVKYSVLPDYYKFIVVTVIILITLIEAIRLYLGYMGNLQEKVPELAGFWLLSLLLQLPLILFLLFNEGLTNLPLEKAVHIIFTMFLTFQVVSAFLTLRKMVNQLATRFHLQDFDRLSANRGGMRTMRSCIEEI from the exons ATGGAGCTGCCGGATTCGGTCCGTCTGCGGCTGGGAAACTTCAGCCGGACCGTGTTCAGCGACTCCAACCGGACTGGGCCGGAGTACAACGAAAGTCCGG ATAATGAAATGGTTTCCAGTTTGGCACTGCAGATGTCCCTTTATTTTAACACTTACTTTTTCCCACTTTGGTGGGTGAGCAGCATGATAATGCTTCAGGTGAAG tattcAGTCTTGCCTGATTACTACAAATTCATTGTGGTCACTGTTATCATCCTAATAACCTTAATTGAAGCTATCAGGTTGTATCTGGGCTACATGGGTAACCTACAGGAGAAG GTTCCTGAGTTGGCTGGCTTTTGGCTTTTGAGCCTTCTATTGCAGTTGCCTTTAATTCTTTTCTTGCTCTTTAATGAAGGCCTAACAAATCTGCCCTTGGAAAAAGCGGTACACATCATCTTCACTATGTTCCTTACTTTCCAAGTTGTTTCAGCATTTCTTACCTTGAGGAAAATGGTAAATCAGTTGGCAACTCGTTTCCACCTCCAAGACTTTGACCGTCTTTCTGCAAATAGAGGAGGCATGAGAACAATGAGATCCTGTATAGAAGAGATTTGA
- the TMEM17 gene encoding transmembrane protein 17 isoform X2, with translation MVSSLALQMSLYFNTYFFPLWWVSSMIMLQVKYSVLPDYYKFIVVTVIILITLIEAIRLYLGYMGNLQEKVPELAGFWLLSLLLQLPLILFLLFNEGLTNLPLEKAVHIIFTMFLTFQVVSAFLTLRKMVNQLATRFHLQDFDRLSANRGGMRTMRSCIEEI, from the exons ATGGTTTCCAGTTTGGCACTGCAGATGTCCCTTTATTTTAACACTTACTTTTTCCCACTTTGGTGGGTGAGCAGCATGATAATGCTTCAGGTGAAG tattcAGTCTTGCCTGATTACTACAAATTCATTGTGGTCACTGTTATCATCCTAATAACCTTAATTGAAGCTATCAGGTTGTATCTGGGCTACATGGGTAACCTACAGGAGAAG GTTCCTGAGTTGGCTGGCTTTTGGCTTTTGAGCCTTCTATTGCAGTTGCCTTTAATTCTTTTCTTGCTCTTTAATGAAGGCCTAACAAATCTGCCCTTGGAAAAAGCGGTACACATCATCTTCACTATGTTCCTTACTTTCCAAGTTGTTTCAGCATTTCTTACCTTGAGGAAAATGGTAAATCAGTTGGCAACTCGTTTCCACCTCCAAGACTTTGACCGTCTTTCTGCAAATAGAGGAGGCATGAGAACAATGAGATCCTGTATAGAAGAGATTTGA